A genomic region of Exiguobacterium oxidotolerans JCM 12280 contains the following coding sequences:
- a CDS encoding helix-turn-helix domain-containing protein, whose amino-acid sequence MLTTKQISELLRVSEETVRRWIRTGELHAEQDGKGYLVDELALKRLVDEKSQIPGTAMNKILPIINDMFGPEAAKFAKSNLFDPLRQSMDQTQSETVPPKQEATAESIAEQISQLKRKKRRLELEHELKLLDVDEKIAALEHKANGL is encoded by the coding sequence ATGTTAACGACGAAACAAATCAGTGAATTATTACGTGTATCGGAAGAAACGGTCCGTCGCTGGATCCGGACAGGCGAATTGCATGCGGAACAGGATGGAAAAGGTTACTTGGTCGATGAACTGGCGCTGAAACGACTGGTCGATGAAAAGTCACAAATCCCGGGTACAGCGATGAACAAGATCCTCCCGATCATCAATGACATGTTTGGTCCGGAAGCGGCGAAGTTTGCGAAATCGAACTTGTTTGATCCACTCCGTCAATCGATGGATCAGACGCAAAGCGAGACGGTGCCGCCGAAACAGGAAGCGACGGCTGAATCAATTGCGGAACAAATCAGTCAGCTCAAACGTAAAAAACGTCGCCTTGAGCTTGAACATGAACTGAAGTTGTTGGATGTTGACGAAAAAATCGCAGCACTCGAGCATAAAGCGAACGGTTTATGA
- a CDS encoding UDP-glucose dehydrogenase family protein — protein sequence MHLTVIGTGYVGLVTAIGLADTGHEVTCVDLNRERMEQLRRGIAPITEQGIDEALEKNQSRLTFTTEYPVSDLYLVAVGTPERADGSCDLSAVEAVVRLIELISPGASVVLKSTVPPGTTERLSTEHPSLRFAMVPEFLREGTALADMRQPSRIVIGTRDALLAPRLEELLKTTDAPVVHVDPTTAELTKYAANSFLAVKISFINEIARLADQVGANVDDIAHGIGLDPRIGPAFLRAGAGYGGSCFPKDIKALTTLARTHDTHLHVIEAADRTNEAQLAYVLEKIRPERGMHVALLGLAFKPGTDDLRDAPALRLAERLQQLGVKVTGYDPAAKTVLDQKTTMAEAVAGADVAVIMTEWDDIKYVSPQLLQEHMQTPRLIDGRNCWKHLEAPGGVQYEGIGRPHHTFSNNPSN from the coding sequence ATGCATCTAACGGTGATTGGGACCGGGTATGTTGGTCTCGTGACAGCGATCGGACTAGCGGACACGGGACATGAAGTGACATGTGTCGATTTGAATAGAGAACGGATGGAACAGCTTAGACGAGGTATCGCGCCGATTACGGAGCAAGGGATAGATGAGGCACTCGAAAAAAATCAAAGTCGATTGACCTTCACGACAGAGTACCCGGTCTCGGATCTCTACCTCGTCGCTGTCGGTACACCGGAACGGGCAGATGGCAGTTGTGATCTTTCAGCCGTCGAAGCCGTCGTCCGGTTGATTGAATTGATCAGTCCTGGCGCATCGGTCGTCTTGAAATCGACCGTTCCTCCCGGGACGACGGAACGGTTGAGTACGGAGCATCCGTCCCTCCGCTTCGCGATGGTCCCGGAATTTTTGCGGGAAGGAACGGCGCTTGCCGATATGCGTCAACCGAGCCGGATTGTCATCGGGACGCGTGACGCGCTACTTGCGCCCCGACTCGAGGAATTACTCAAGACGACGGACGCACCCGTCGTCCATGTCGATCCGACGACGGCGGAACTTACGAAGTACGCGGCGAATAGTTTCCTTGCCGTCAAAATCAGCTTCATCAATGAAATCGCCCGTCTTGCCGACCAAGTCGGGGCGAACGTCGACGACATCGCCCACGGGATCGGTCTTGATCCACGGATTGGTCCCGCCTTTCTCCGGGCAGGGGCTGGCTACGGCGGATCCTGTTTCCCAAAAGACATCAAAGCCTTGACGACACTTGCACGCACGCATGATACGCACCTTCACGTCATCGAAGCAGCGGACCGGACGAATGAAGCTCAGCTCGCATACGTGCTCGAAAAGATTCGTCCCGAGCGTGGCATGCATGTCGCCCTGCTCGGACTTGCCTTTAAACCGGGCACGGATGATTTACGGGATGCACCGGCGTTACGATTGGCCGAACGCCTGCAACAGCTTGGGGTGAAGGTGACAGGCTATGATCCGGCAGCGAAGACGGTGCTCGACCAAAAAACGACGATGGCTGAAGCAGTGGCGGGAGCGGACGTCGCCGTCATCATGACGGAATGGGATGACATCAAGTACGTCTCACCGCAACTCTTGCAGGAACACATGCAGACGCCGCGTCTGATTGACGGACGAAACTGCTGGAAACATCTCGAGGCACCGGGTGGCGTCCAGTACGAGGGCATCGGGCGACCGCACCACACATTTTCGAACAATCCATCTAACTGA